From Pyxicephalus adspersus chromosome 7, UCB_Pads_2.0, whole genome shotgun sequence, a single genomic window includes:
- the SLC39A10 gene encoding zinc transporter ZIP10, producing MKVHVHTKFCFICLLTFFFHHCNHCHSYAHDHKIASDENHVHSHSDYQISQEPYIQNGAAELLTSQSLSPEAEHEQKYYIEKLFNRYGENGRLSYTGLERLLNSLGLGEVKVVEIGHEDVGHDPVSHLDVLDVQEGKHSHIDDHYAHVDTENETKNAVSTNKHLQDCKEKKASLPADHKLSHNLHLHNHTHKGTNHTHNHSHHGHSSTVNQVEHGRPINEPVNGTDITWEQLEKKPHKQKNKRKGTKSSEPTTDSAFVSERDQYNHVYKPDHSVDVGHLHGSENTPNSDIEEHRQIKDGHRNTRKREAPEDHSSMKKHGSLQTHKQHQHDECLNVTQLLQYYGLKTESPISPNQFAYLCPALLYQIDNRFCIKHFSDLHVETVEKDKDQAASVWLYGFFSITVISLLSLLGVILIPFINQGCFKFLLNFLVAIAVGTLSGDALLHLLPHSQGGHDHGSEPFGHKDSNDIDQMKSQEFLVEYDSVMKGLVALGGIYLLFIVEHCLRMFKHYNEQRGNKSRLRRKPKADESSVGRKLSDHKLNRRSDAEWLQLKPLSGTEDLAATEGQRLNETEMTYVDSLQSPVKVFVAVDDVIPHNNKNGSFDDDHSVDDGQYENNHTKKVVSKKHSHGKHSHHSHGHCHSGKDMKNTGIANIAWMVIMGDGMHNFSDGLAIGAAFSAGLPGGISTSVAVFCHELPHELGDFAVLLKAGMTVKQAIVYNVLSAMMAYIGMFIGTAVGQYANNITLWIFAITAGMFLYVALVDMLPEMLHGDGENEEHGHCPVGQFILQNLGLLLGFAIMLVIALYEDKLAFDIPI from the exons ATGAAGGTACACGTGCacacaaaattctgttttatttgtttacttacatttttttttcaccactgtAACCATTGCCATAGTTATGCGCACGATCACAAAATCGCATCAGATGAAAACCACGTTCACAGTCACAGCGACTATCAGATCTCACAAGAGCCTTATATTCAGAATGGGGCTGCGGAACTGTTAACAAGCCAGTCTTTGTCACCAGAAGCTGAGCATGAACAGAAATATTACATTGAAAAGCTGTTCAATCGCTACGGGGAAAATGGAAGGCTATCATATACTGGACTAGAAAGACTTTTAAATAGCTTGGGCCTTGGTGAAGTAAAAGTAGTTGAGATTGGTCATGAAGATGTTGGTCACGACCCAGTTTCGCATTTGGATGTTTTAGATGTTCAAGAAGGAAAGCACTCTCACATTGACGATCACTATGCCCATGTGGATACGGAAAATGAAACCAAAAATGCTGTATCCACCAACAAGCATTTACAAGACTGTAAAGAGAAAAAGGCATCATTGCCAGCGGATCATAAATTATCACATAATCTTCACTTACATAATCACACTCATAAAGGTACAAACCATACTCATAACCATAGCCACCATGGTCATAGCAGTACAGTAAATCAAGTGGAGCATGGAAGACCTATAAATGAGCCAGTGAATGGTACAGATATAACATGGGAACAACTTGAGAAAAAGCCTCACAAGCAGAAGAATAAGAGAAAAGGAACTAAATCCAGCGAACCTACAACAGACTCTGCTTTCGTTTCAGAAAGAGATCAATACAACCATGTTTACAAACCTGACCATAGCGTGGATGTAGGTCACCTTCATGGCAGCGAGAATACACCAAATTCTGATATAGAAGAACACAGACAAATTAAAGATGGACATAGGAACACACGTAAAAGAGAGGCACCAGAGGACCATAGTAGTATGAAAAAACATGGCTCTTTACAAACTCATAAGCAGCATCAGCACGATGAG TGTTTGAATGTCACCCAGCTCCTTCAGTATTATGGGCTGAAAACCGAATCCCCAATTTCACCAAATCAGTTTGCTTACCTTTGCCCAGCCCTTTTATATCAGATTGATAATAGATTTTGCATCAAACATTTTTCTGATCTGCATGTGGAAACGGTAGAAAAAGATAAAGATCAGGCTGCATCTG tGTGGCTTTATGGTTTCTTCTCCATCACAGTTATCAGCCTGTTATCCTTGCTTGGAGTTATTCTTATTCCATTTATTAACCAAGGCTGCTTCAAGTTTCTTTTGAATTTCCTTGTTGCGATAGCTGTGGGAACATTAAGTGGAGACGCACTACTTCATCTTTTACCTCAT tcacagGGTGGACATGATCACGGTTCTGAACCATTTGGCCACAAGGACAGCAATGATATAGACCAAATGAAAAGCCAGGAGTTTTTGGTGGAGTATGACAGTGTTATGAAAGGTCTAGTTGCACTTGGTGGCATTTATCTTCTATTCATAGTTGAGCACTGTCTTCGAATGTTTAAACACTATAATGAGCAAAGG GGAAATAAAAGTAGACTAAGGCGGAAGCCTAAAGCTGATGAATCCTCAGTTGGGAGAAAGTTATCCGATCACAAATTAAATCGGAGATCAGATGCTGAATGGTTACAACTTAAACCCTTATCAG GAACTGAAGATCTAGCTGCTACTGAAGGCCAGAGACTAAATGAAACAGAAATGACTTATGTTGATAGCCTTCAGTCTCCAGTGAAAGTTTTTGTTGCAGTTGATGATGTAATTCCACACAATAACAAAAATGGATCTTTTGATGATGATCACAGCGTGGATGATGGACAATATGAAAATAATCACACAAAGAAAGTGGTGTCAAAGAAACACAGTCATGGTAAACACTCCCACCATTCACATGGCCATTGCCACTCTGGAAAAGATATGAAAAACACCGGCATTGCCAATATAGCTTGGATGGTAATAATGGGTGATGGCATGCACAACTTCAGTGATGGATTAGCCATAG GTGCAGCTTTTAGTGCGGGTCTGCCTGGGGGAATCAGCACATCTGTAGCAGTGTTCTGCCATGAGCTTCCCCATGAATTAG gGGATTTTGCAGTGTTACTAAAGGCTGGCATGACTGTAAAGCAAGCAATTGTATACAATGTTTTGTCTGCAATGATGGCCTACATAGGCATGTTTATAGGCACAGCCGTTGGACAGTATGCCAATAATATCACTTTGTGGATTTTTGCAATTACAGCTGGCATGTTTCTATATGTGGCACTAGTTGACATG CTTCCAGAAATGCTGCATGGGGATGGAGAAAATGAAGAACATGGACACTGCCCAGTGGGACAATTCATTCTGCAGAACTTGGGACTTTTGCTTGGTTTTGCCATAATGCTGGTCATTGCTTTATATGAAGATAAACTAGCGTTTGACATCCCCATCTGA